Proteins from a genomic interval of Streptomyces sp. NBC_01445:
- a CDS encoding TetR/AcrR family transcriptional regulator: MRMFRERGYDKTTMRAIAKEAGVSVGNAYYYFAGKEHLIQGFYDQISAEHRAAVRPVLDRESDLEKRIAGVLRAWLEIAEPYHEFAAQFFKTAADPTSPLSPFSPESEHARETAIDVHREVLAGSKAKVPAELAAILPELMWLSQMGLVLYWVFDSSEDRERSRRLAERGARLTTRGVALARFRVLRPLVLEVHELFTDFLPGMTEASTAAREKGNGTGNGTG, from the coding sequence ATGCGGATGTTCCGGGAGCGCGGCTACGACAAGACGACGATGCGGGCCATCGCGAAGGAGGCGGGGGTCTCCGTCGGCAACGCGTACTACTACTTCGCGGGCAAGGAACACCTCATCCAGGGGTTCTACGATCAGATCTCCGCGGAGCACCGGGCGGCCGTACGGCCCGTGCTCGACCGGGAGAGCGACCTGGAGAAGCGCATCGCCGGGGTGCTGCGCGCCTGGCTGGAGATCGCGGAGCCGTACCACGAGTTCGCGGCCCAGTTCTTCAAGACCGCCGCGGACCCGACCAGCCCGCTCAGCCCCTTCTCGCCCGAATCGGAGCACGCCCGCGAGACGGCGATCGACGTGCACCGCGAGGTGCTCGCCGGTTCGAAGGCGAAGGTTCCGGCCGAACTCGCCGCGATCCTGCCGGAGTTGATGTGGCTCTCCCAGATGGGGCTCGTCCTGTACTGGGTCTTCGACAGCTCCGAGGACCGGGAGCGCAGCCGGCGCCTCGCCGAACGGGGGGCACGCCTGACTACGCGCGGGGTCGCCCTCGCCCGGTTCCGGGTGCTGCGGCCGCTCGTCCTCGAGGTGCACGAGCTGTTCACGGACTTCCTGCCGGGGATGACGGAGGCGTCTACGGCGGCGCGGGAGAAGGGGAACGGGACGGGGAACGGGACGGGCTGA
- a CDS encoding thiol-disulfide oxidoreductase DCC family protein: MSGVADRGTTGAPVRRLVLLYDAQCPLCTFLRNWLARQRQLVPLDLVPAGSEEARRRCPGIDHISTLSEITLVGDSGQIYRGPAAWVVTLWALSEYRPLSHKFSTPAGARLARAAVLAAAKYRQAHRDQQVRKAGGSAYRRGDGWVYDRVDGWTYYGPAACDSGCPVPD; this comes from the coding sequence ATGAGCGGGGTCGCGGACCGGGGCACCACGGGGGCCCCGGTCCGCCGGCTCGTCCTCCTCTACGACGCCCAGTGCCCGCTCTGCACATTCCTGCGGAACTGGCTCGCCCGGCAGCGGCAGCTCGTCCCGCTCGACCTGGTGCCGGCCGGGTCCGAAGAAGCCCGGCGCCGCTGCCCCGGGATCGACCACATCTCCACGCTCTCGGAGATCACGCTCGTCGGCGACAGCGGCCAGATCTACCGCGGGCCCGCCGCCTGGGTCGTCACCCTGTGGGCGCTGTCCGAGTACCGGCCGCTGTCCCACAAATTCAGCACCCCGGCCGGCGCCCGCCTCGCGCGCGCCGCGGTCCTCGCCGCCGCCAAGTACCGCCAGGCGCACCGGGACCAGCAGGTCAGGAAGGCCGGGGGCAGCGCCTACCGCAGGGGGGACGGCTGGGTGTACGACCGCGTCGACGGCTGGACGTACTACGGCCCCGCGGCCTGCGACAGCGGCTGCCCCGTGCCCGATTAG
- a CDS encoding succinate dehydrogenase iron-sulfur subunit, with the protein MATPTMDKLEALEADNGSHLITVTFRIRRFNPEVSADAVWEDFQLDIDPKERVLDALHKIKWELDGSLTFRRSCAHGICGSDAMRINGRNRLACKTLIKDISPEKPITVEAIKGLTVLKDLVVDMDPFFQAYRDVMPFLVTTGNEPTRERLQSAEDRERFDDTTKCILCAACTSSCPVFWNDGQYFGPAAIVNAHRFIFDSRDEAGEQRLEILNDKDGVWRCRTTFNCTDACPRGIEVTKAIQEVKRALITRRY; encoded by the coding sequence ATGGCTACCCCGACCATGGACAAGCTCGAGGCTCTCGAGGCGGACAACGGCTCGCACCTCATCACGGTCACCTTCCGCATCCGCCGGTTCAACCCGGAGGTCTCCGCGGACGCGGTCTGGGAGGACTTCCAGCTCGACATCGATCCGAAGGAGCGTGTCCTCGACGCCCTCCACAAGATCAAGTGGGAGCTCGACGGCTCGCTGACCTTCCGGCGCTCCTGCGCGCACGGCATCTGCGGCTCGGATGCCATGCGCATCAACGGCCGCAACCGCCTGGCCTGCAAGACGCTGATCAAGGACATCAGCCCGGAGAAGCCGATCACGGTCGAGGCCATCAAGGGCCTCACGGTCCTCAAGGACCTCGTGGTCGACATGGACCCGTTCTTCCAGGCCTACCGGGACGTCATGCCGTTCCTGGTCACGACGGGCAACGAGCCGACGCGCGAGCGTCTGCAGTCCGCCGAGGACCGCGAGCGCTTCGACGACACGACCAAGTGCATCCTGTGCGCCGCGTGCACGTCCTCGTGCCCGGTGTTCTGGAACGACGGCCAGTACTTCGGCCCGGCCGCGATCGTCAACGCGCACCGCTTCATCTTCGACTCGCGTGACGAGGCGGGCGAGCAGCGCCTGGAGATCCTCAACGACAAGGACGGCGTGTGGCGTTGCCGCACGACGTTCAACTGCACGGACGCCTGCCCGCGCGGTATCGAGGTCACCAAGGCGATCCAGGAAGTCAAGCGCGCGCTGATCACGCGACGCTACTGA
- a CDS encoding SMP-30/gluconolactonase/LRE family protein: MSGQNQLSVYEILDERFRTGRCAFGDDSLTTLHTGSRWAEGPVYLPAWRQLIWSDIPNDRLLRWDEATGAVSLFRTPAGHTNGNTLDREGRLISAEQGGRRVTRTEADGRITVLADRFEGKRLNSPNDAVVRSDGSIWFSDPDFGITSDYEGFRAESEIGANNVYRIDPATGEVRQVADGFGAPNGLVFSPDERQLYVSDTRAGCIRVFDVQDDGESLSDGKVFAETSGDDGRFDNIRFDDGGRLWAAAMHGGVHCYDPDGTRIGRINVPEPVSNVAFGGPKNNILFITATTSLYCLMTSVTGAPRIRH, encoded by the coding sequence ATGTCTGGCCAGAACCAGCTCAGCGTGTACGAGATTCTGGACGAGCGCTTCCGTACCGGACGGTGCGCTTTCGGGGACGACAGCCTCACCACCCTGCACACCGGCAGCCGTTGGGCCGAAGGCCCGGTCTACCTGCCCGCCTGGCGCCAGCTCATCTGGAGCGACATCCCCAACGACCGCCTGCTGCGCTGGGACGAGGCGACCGGCGCGGTCAGCCTCTTCCGCACCCCCGCCGGACACACCAACGGCAACACCCTCGACCGCGAGGGGCGCCTCATCAGCGCCGAACAGGGCGGCCGCCGCGTCACCCGCACCGAGGCCGACGGCCGGATCACCGTCCTCGCCGACCGCTTCGAGGGCAAGCGGCTCAACAGCCCGAACGACGCGGTGGTCCGCTCGGACGGCTCGATCTGGTTCTCCGACCCGGACTTCGGGATCACCAGCGACTACGAGGGCTTCCGCGCCGAGTCCGAGATCGGCGCCAACAACGTCTACCGGATCGACCCCGCCACCGGCGAGGTGCGCCAGGTCGCCGACGGCTTCGGGGCGCCGAACGGCCTCGTCTTCTCGCCCGACGAGCGCCAGTTGTACGTCTCCGACACCCGGGCCGGATGCATCCGCGTCTTCGACGTCCAGGACGACGGCGAGAGCCTGAGTGACGGCAAGGTCTTCGCGGAGACCAGCGGCGACGACGGCCGCTTCGACAACATCCGCTTCGACGACGGCGGACGGCTGTGGGCCGCCGCCATGCACGGCGGTGTGCACTGCTACGACCCGGACGGCACGCGGATCGGCCGCATCAACGTCCCGGAGCCCGTCTCGAACGTCGCGTTCGGCGGCCCCAAGAACAACATCCTCTTCATCACCGCGACGACGTCCCTGTACTGCCTGATGACCTCCGTGACCGGCGCGCCACGTATCCGCCACTGA
- a CDS encoding MFS transporter, which yields MPRPSLRHPLLSNARFRRFFLGRLLSLVGDAVIPSALALAVLRATGSASALALVLGCAMVPRLVLLPLGGVIADRFNPRIVALTTDLVRCASQLFVGIELLSGKPELWQIAVAEAIGGAASAFAMPTLASLIVGIVGEKDRQAANSTLAVVRSGTLAGGPALAGLLVLTAGPGWAFVLDSASFAVSAALLATLRLSRTTAPAEERRSLRSDLVEGWHEVRSRGWYWTSLVAHATWNGAAAVFATLGPAVAVKELGGDGAWIMIAQAGAVGLLLGSLLSGRARPRRPVLTGNLALTTYVLPLGLLALHAPAPAVAAAFGVALAGLGFFNPLWETAVQTAVPASVLARVTSYDWLLSLAAMPLGYVLAPLAADAWGEATPLWIAAVAVGLACLATAGVPGVRHFTLNTPANAPDADVSSPDPHRRPSAPRRTPADRPRR from the coding sequence ATGCCGCGCCCCAGCCTCCGCCACCCGCTGTTGAGCAACGCCCGCTTCCGCCGCTTCTTCCTCGGCCGCCTCCTCTCCCTGGTCGGCGACGCCGTCATCCCCTCCGCCCTCGCCCTCGCCGTGCTGCGCGCCACCGGCTCGGCCTCGGCGCTCGCGCTGGTCCTGGGCTGCGCGATGGTGCCGCGGCTCGTACTCCTCCCTCTGGGCGGCGTGATCGCCGACCGCTTCAACCCGCGCATCGTGGCCCTGACCACCGACCTCGTACGGTGCGCCAGCCAACTCTTCGTGGGCATCGAACTCCTCTCCGGGAAACCGGAGTTGTGGCAGATCGCGGTCGCCGAGGCGATCGGCGGCGCGGCCTCCGCCTTCGCCATGCCGACGCTCGCCTCACTGATCGTCGGCATCGTCGGCGAGAAGGACCGGCAGGCCGCCAACTCCACCCTCGCCGTGGTCCGCAGCGGCACCCTGGCGGGCGGTCCGGCGCTCGCCGGGCTGCTTGTCCTGACCGCGGGTCCCGGGTGGGCGTTCGTGCTGGACTCCGCCTCGTTCGCCGTCAGCGCCGCCCTGCTCGCCACCCTGCGGCTCAGCCGCACCACGGCGCCCGCCGAGGAACGCCGCTCTCTCCGGTCCGACCTCGTCGAGGGCTGGCACGAGGTGCGCTCGCGCGGCTGGTACTGGACGAGCCTCGTCGCCCACGCCACCTGGAACGGCGCGGCAGCCGTGTTCGCCACCCTCGGACCGGCCGTCGCCGTCAAAGAACTGGGCGGCGACGGCGCCTGGATCATGATCGCCCAGGCCGGCGCCGTCGGCCTCCTCCTCGGATCACTCCTGTCCGGGCGGGCCCGCCCCCGCCGCCCGGTCCTCACGGGCAACCTGGCCCTGACCACGTACGTCCTGCCGCTGGGGCTGCTCGCCCTGCACGCCCCCGCACCGGCGGTCGCCGCCGCGTTCGGCGTCGCCCTGGCCGGCCTCGGCTTCTTCAATCCCCTGTGGGAGACGGCGGTGCAAACGGCCGTTCCCGCGTCGGTCCTCGCCCGCGTCACCTCGTACGACTGGCTGCTCTCGCTGGCCGCGATGCCCCTCGGCTACGTCCTCGCCCCGCTCGCCGCCGACGCCTGGGGCGAGGCGACCCCGCTGTGGATCGCGGCGGTGGCCGTGGGCCTGGCCTGCCTGGCCACAGCGGGGGTGCCCGGCGTCCGGCACTTCACGCTGAACACCCCTGCCAACGCCCCTGACGCAGATGTCAGTTCACCAGATCCGCACCGTCGTCCGTCAGCTCCACGTCGTACACCAGCGGACCGCCCCCGACGGTGA
- a CDS encoding VOC family protein codes for MSLELELLGFDNVLFPVGDLGEAVSFYERAGFHVKFRLDEAGIALLEAGKETPGVLLRAEEDFDRRPPSWPGPRVWLEVRDAKAAARALTEAGIPPVDPPFSTSTGYVVEFADPWGNVIGLTDYLKRPELARS; via the coding sequence ATGTCACTTGAGCTTGAGCTGCTCGGCTTCGACAACGTGCTGTTCCCCGTCGGCGATCTCGGCGAGGCGGTCTCCTTCTACGAGCGGGCCGGCTTCCACGTGAAGTTCCGCCTCGACGAGGCCGGGATCGCCCTCCTCGAAGCCGGCAAGGAGACGCCCGGCGTACTGCTGCGCGCGGAGGAGGACTTCGACCGCCGGCCTCCTTCGTGGCCTGGGCCGCGCGTATGGCTGGAGGTGCGCGACGCGAAGGCGGCGGCCCGCGCGCTGACGGAGGCCGGGATTCCGCCGGTCGACCCGCCGTTCTCCACCTCCACCGGTTACGTCGTGGAGTTCGCGGATCCGTGGGGCAACGTCATCGGCCTCACGGACTATCTCAAGCGGCCTGAACTGGCGCGGAGTTGA
- a CDS encoding MarR family winged helix-turn-helix transcriptional regulator: MERDWTDGHLARWLPVMPDLDPDVEGAITRAGELTRHLRRIREQALVDVELERFEYDTLHKLAGRGGRAAPSELASDLGLAPASVTGRLDGLERRGLVVRTPSRTDRRRVDVELTEAGHAIWRKAMDRLGGEEHRVLGALDAKERKQLSDLLRRVMVAAESGPGGRRP, from the coding sequence ATGGAACGCGACTGGACCGATGGGCACCTGGCGCGCTGGCTGCCGGTCATGCCGGACCTCGACCCGGACGTCGAGGGCGCGATCACGCGTGCCGGTGAGCTCACCCGGCATCTGCGCAGGATCCGTGAACAGGCCCTGGTCGACGTGGAGCTGGAGCGGTTCGAGTACGACACGCTGCACAAGCTCGCGGGGCGTGGCGGACGCGCGGCGCCCTCGGAACTCGCCTCGGACCTGGGCCTCGCCCCGGCCTCTGTCACGGGCCGCCTCGACGGCCTCGAACGCCGCGGCCTCGTCGTCCGTACGCCGTCCAGGACCGACCGGCGCCGGGTCGACGTGGAGCTGACCGAAGCGGGCCACGCGATCTGGCGCAAGGCGATGGACCGGCTCGGGGGCGAGGAGCACCGGGTGCTCGGCGCGCTCGACGCGAAGGAGCGCAAGCAGCTCTCGGATCTGCTGCGGCGGGTGATGGTGGCCGCCGAATCGGGCCCCGGCGGCCGCCGACCCTGA
- the sdhA gene encoding succinate dehydrogenase flavoprotein subunit, with the protein MKIHKYDTVIVGAGGAGMRAAIESTKRSRTAVLTKLYPTRSHTGAAQGGMAAALANVEEDNWEWHTFDTIKGGDYLVDQDAAEILAKEAIDSVLDLEKMGLPFNRTPDGTIDQRRFGGHSRNHGEAPVRRSCYAADRTGHMILQTLYQNCVKEGVEFFNEFYVLDQLITEIDGVKHSAGVVAYELATGEIHIFQAKSVIYASGGTGKFFKVTSNAHTLTGDGQAACYRRGLPLEDMEFFQFHPTGIWRMGILLTEGARGEGGILRNKDGERFMEKYAPVMKDLASRDVVSRSIYTEIREGRGCGPEGDHVYLDLTHLPPEQLDAKLPDITEFARTYLGIEPYTDPIPIQPTAHYAMGGIPTNVEGEVLSDNTTVVPGLYAAGEVACVSVHGANRLGTNSLLDINVFGRRAGIAAAEYSEKADYVELPEDPASMVVEQVERLRNSTGTERVAVIRNELQECMDANVMVFRTEQTIKTAVEKIAELRERYRNVSIQDKGKRFNTDLLEAIELGNLLDLAEVMATSALARKESRGGHYREDFPNRDDVNFMRHTMAYREVGDDGSESIRLDYKPVVQTRYQPMERKY; encoded by the coding sequence ATGAAGATCCACAAGTACGACACCGTCATCGTCGGCGCCGGCGGCGCGGGCATGCGCGCGGCCATCGAGTCGACGAAGCGCAGCCGCACCGCGGTCCTGACGAAGCTCTACCCCACCCGTTCCCACACGGGCGCGGCGCAGGGCGGCATGGCCGCCGCGCTCGCCAACGTGGAGGAGGACAACTGGGAGTGGCACACCTTCGACACGATCAAGGGCGGTGACTACCTGGTCGACCAGGACGCCGCCGAGATCCTCGCGAAGGAGGCCATCGACTCCGTCCTCGACCTGGAGAAGATGGGCCTGCCGTTCAACCGCACCCCGGACGGCACCATCGACCAGCGCCGCTTCGGCGGCCACTCGCGCAACCACGGCGAGGCCCCGGTCCGCCGGTCCTGCTACGCCGCGGACCGCACCGGCCACATGATCCTTCAGACGCTGTATCAGAACTGCGTGAAGGAGGGCGTGGAGTTCTTCAACGAGTTCTACGTCCTGGACCAGCTCATCACCGAGATCGACGGCGTCAAGCACTCCGCCGGTGTCGTCGCGTACGAGCTGGCGACCGGCGAGATCCACATCTTCCAGGCCAAGTCGGTCATCTACGCCTCGGGCGGCACCGGCAAGTTCTTCAAGGTGACGTCGAACGCGCACACCCTGACCGGTGACGGCCAGGCGGCCTGCTACCGACGCGGTCTGCCGCTGGAGGACATGGAGTTCTTCCAGTTCCACCCGACCGGCATCTGGCGCATGGGCATCCTTCTCACGGAGGGCGCCCGCGGTGAGGGCGGCATCCTCCGTAACAAGGACGGCGAGCGCTTCATGGAGAAGTACGCGCCCGTCATGAAGGACCTCGCGTCCCGTGACGTCGTGTCCCGCTCCATCTACACGGAGATCCGTGAGGGCCGCGGCTGCGGTCCCGAGGGCGACCACGTCTACCTCGACCTCACGCACCTCCCGCCGGAGCAGCTCGACGCCAAGCTCCCGGACATCACGGAGTTCGCGCGCACGTACCTCGGCATCGAGCCCTACACGGACCCGATCCCGATCCAGCCGACCGCGCACTACGCCATGGGCGGCATCCCGACGAACGTCGAGGGTGAGGTCCTGTCGGACAACACCACCGTCGTCCCCGGCCTGTACGCCGCCGGCGAGGTCGCCTGCGTGTCCGTGCACGGCGCCAACCGCCTGGGCACCAACTCGCTGCTCGACATCAACGTCTTCGGGCGTCGTGCGGGCATCGCGGCCGCCGAGTACTCCGAGAAGGCCGACTACGTCGAGCTGCCCGAGGACCCGGCTTCGATGGTCGTCGAGCAGGTCGAGCGCCTGCGCAACTCCACGGGCACGGAGCGCGTCGCGGTGATCCGCAACGAGCTCCAGGAGTGCATGGACGCCAACGTGATGGTGTTCCGCACCGAGCAGACGATCAAGACGGCCGTCGAGAAGATCGCCGAGCTGCGCGAGCGGTACCGGAACGTCTCGATCCAGGACAAGGGCAAGCGGTTCAACACCGACCTCCTGGAGGCCATCGAGCTGGGCAACCTGCTCGACCTGGCCGAGGTCATGGCGACCTCCGCCCTGGCGCGCAAGGAGTCCCGCGGCGGCCACTACCGCGAGGACTTCCCGAACCGCGACGACGTCAACTTCATGCGCCACACCATGGCGTACCGCGAGGTCGGCGACGACGGCTCCGAGTCCATCCGTCTGGACTACAAGCCGGTCGTCCAGACCCGCTACCAGCCGATGGAGCGTAAGTACTGA
- a CDS encoding succinate dehydrogenase hydrophobic membrane anchor subunit gives MSADTTPAKTPGVGPVEGVAVYDVDNPAPFIEAPRKRTSRTPRSTRGNFEMAAWLFMRLSGVVLVVLVLGHLLIQLVLDGGVSKIGFAFVAGRWASPFWQGWDLLMLWLAMLHGANGLRTVINDYAERPNTRLWLKGLLYTATVFTILLGTLVIFTFDPNIR, from the coding sequence ATGTCTGCTGACACCACCCCTGCGAAGACGCCCGGCGTCGGACCCGTCGAGGGCGTCGCCGTCTATGACGTCGACAACCCGGCGCCCTTCATCGAGGCCCCCCGCAAGCGCACCTCGAGGACCCCGCGCTCGACGCGCGGCAACTTCGAGATGGCCGCATGGCTCTTCATGCGCCTGTCCGGCGTCGTCCTCGTCGTCCTGGTCCTCGGCCACCTGCTCATCCAGCTCGTCCTCGACGGCGGCGTGAGCAAGATCGGCTTCGCGTTCGTCGCGGGCCGCTGGGCCTCGCCGTTCTGGCAGGGCTGGGACCTCCTGATGCTGTGGCTCGCGATGCTGCACGGCGCGAACGGCCTGCGCACGGTCATCAACGACTACGCCGAGCGCCCGAACACGCGCCTGTGGCTGAAGGGCCTCCTGTACACCGCCACGGTGTTCACGATCCTGCTGGGCACGCTGGTGATCTTCACCTTCGACCCGAACATCCGATAG
- a CDS encoding D-alanyl-D-alanine carboxypeptidase family protein codes for MPGSSSSHHVSRRAALALGLSAAASVTLPGPRAAAAVSAVGGERLGRSGVQVASGTPRLPKLAAQAWLVADHDSGDVLASYDAHRALPPASTLKMLFADTVLPKFGRASVHKVTAADLAGIPYGSSLVGVQAGTSYTVEQLWQGVFLRSGNDAVHVLASMNGGVGETVRQMQARAKDLQANDTHVVSPDGFDHKGQVSSAYDLTLFARAGLKNEDFRGYCATKTADFPAGGKKTFQIQNTDRLLTGQGVAAYQGLIGVKNGYTSHAGNTFTGAATRGGRTLLVTVMHPKSGYEAVYEETAALLDWGFSAVGKADPVGTLVTPLSEQPKGAAAAKPGAGAAGSVGAAGAPVAASATSHTDDWAFGGSAAVAMLAGGGLLALRRRGREQPSGRRRRQG; via the coding sequence ATGCCCGGCTCCTCTTCATCGCACCACGTCAGCCGTCGCGCCGCGCTCGCCCTCGGTCTCAGCGCCGCGGCCTCCGTCACCCTGCCAGGGCCGCGCGCCGCGGCCGCGGTCTCCGCCGTCGGCGGGGAGCGGCTCGGCAGGTCCGGCGTCCAGGTGGCGTCCGGCACGCCCCGGCTGCCGAAGCTCGCCGCGCAGGCGTGGCTCGTCGCCGACCACGACAGCGGCGACGTCCTCGCCTCGTACGACGCGCACCGCGCGCTGCCCCCGGCGTCGACGCTCAAGATGCTGTTCGCGGACACGGTCCTGCCGAAGTTCGGGCGGGCCTCGGTCCACAAGGTGACCGCCGCGGATCTCGCCGGGATCCCGTACGGCAGCAGCCTCGTCGGCGTCCAGGCCGGGACCTCGTACACCGTCGAGCAGCTGTGGCAGGGCGTCTTCCTGCGCTCCGGGAACGACGCGGTGCACGTGCTCGCCAGCATGAACGGCGGGGTGGGCGAGACCGTCCGCCAGATGCAGGCCCGCGCGAAGGACCTCCAGGCGAACGACACGCATGTGGTCAGCCCCGACGGCTTCGACCACAAGGGGCAGGTGTCGTCGGCGTACGACCTGACGCTGTTCGCGCGCGCCGGGCTCAAGAACGAGGACTTCCGCGGCTACTGCGCCACGAAGACGGCCGACTTCCCGGCCGGGGGCAAGAAGACGTTCCAGATCCAGAACACGGACCGCCTCCTCACCGGGCAGGGGGTGGCCGCGTACCAGGGGCTCATCGGCGTCAAGAACGGCTACACCTCGCACGCCGGCAACACGTTCACCGGCGCGGCGACCCGCGGCGGGCGCACCCTGCTCGTCACCGTGATGCACCCCAAGTCGGGGTACGAGGCGGTGTACGAGGAGACGGCGGCGCTGCTCGACTGGGGGTTCTCGGCGGTGGGCAAGGCGGATCCGGTCGGCACGCTGGTCACGCCGCTGAGCGAGCAGCCCAAGGGCGCGGCGGCGGCCAAGCCGGGTGCGGGGGCGGCGGGCTCGGTGGGCGCTGCGGGCGCCCCCGTCGCCGCGTCGGCCACGTCTCACACGGACGACTGGGCGTTCGGCGGCTCGGCGGCGGTCGCGATGCTCGCGGGCGGCGGACTGCTGGCGCTGCGGCGTCGGGGGCGGGAGCAGCCGAGCGGACGTCGGCGGCGTCAGGGCTGA
- a CDS encoding Lrp/AsnC family transcriptional regulator, whose product MDEIDRKLVALLQRDATTAYAALGKEVGLSAGAAHERVRKLRERGVIRRTTVDVDPAALGQGVLAFVMVESSSWMGESAGEFAAIPEIQEAHVIAGSASVLVKVRTETTQQLQDVLRRLYAIEGVSGTQATVALETFFERPVVT is encoded by the coding sequence GTGGATGAGATCGACCGGAAGCTGGTCGCGCTGCTCCAGCGGGACGCGACGACGGCGTACGCGGCGCTCGGCAAGGAGGTCGGCCTCTCGGCGGGCGCGGCCCACGAGCGGGTGCGCAAGCTGCGCGAGCGGGGCGTGATCCGGCGGACGACCGTCGACGTGGACCCGGCCGCGCTCGGGCAGGGGGTGCTCGCGTTCGTGATGGTCGAGTCGTCGTCGTGGATGGGCGAGTCGGCCGGGGAGTTCGCCGCGATCCCTGAGATCCAGGAGGCGCACGTGATCGCCGGCAGCGCGTCGGTCCTGGTGAAGGTGCGAACGGAGACGACGCAGCAACTCCAGGACGTGCTCCGGCGGTTGTACGCGATCGAGGGCGTCAGCGGCACGCAGGCGACGGTGGCCCTGGAGACGTTCTTCGAGCGGCCGGTTGTCACGTGA